From the Bacillus tuaregi genome, one window contains:
- a CDS encoding acyl-CoA synthetase — translation MWSFTISGRFGAAAASDNGIFRRIRGAKEAKKEGKVRSRLEWEFDWIANRARLSPYSVAIVHAEDGMNWTFSEVNQRSNAAASWLKKQGIGKGDRIALLAPNHIVYFDLLFACIKLGAIFVPINWRLASDEMDYILQDCTPKLMGFHSSFSGLIAKLDYLKLAPITFEIDYEGYLDKVPSLDYEVNVTAEDPLAILYTGGTTGKPKGVVLSHQSIIWNGLNTVLSWNLSNEDTTLTYMPLFHTGGLNALSIPLLMVGGKVVLASDYHPVEAIDYLNRYQCTIVLLVPTMYHMLINTDEFKKSCFPTVKIFLSGGAPCALEIYKAFRCRGFLFKEGYGLTEAGPNNFYIDPNVVDEKLGSVGKPMLFNVINIIKEDGQAAGPNEVGELVIKGKHVFLNYWNNQEATKEALSSGWLHTGDLAKKDHDGYYYIVGRKKEMIITGGENVYPLEVEHWIAELPQVAEAAVLGLPDPKWGELVAAFIVLKDNVQVTTEEIKAHCARKLGKYKVPKKVFFLKQLPKTHVGKIDKKELKEKHSSSAQKNN, via the coding sequence TTGTGGTCATTCACCATTAGTGGACGATTTGGAGCAGCTGCTGCAAGTGATAACGGAATTTTTAGAAGAATAAGGGGTGCGAAAGAAGCGAAAAAGGAAGGGAAGGTGAGATCAAGGTTGGAGTGGGAGTTTGATTGGATCGCGAATAGAGCAAGATTATCACCATATTCAGTAGCCATTGTCCATGCAGAAGATGGAATGAACTGGACCTTTTCTGAGGTGAACCAACGGTCTAATGCTGCAGCAAGCTGGCTGAAAAAACAGGGAATTGGCAAAGGAGACCGGATAGCACTCTTGGCTCCGAACCATATTGTCTATTTTGATTTACTTTTTGCCTGTATCAAATTGGGCGCCATCTTTGTCCCCATCAATTGGCGCTTAGCCTCAGATGAAATGGACTATATACTTCAGGATTGCACACCAAAGCTCATGGGCTTTCATTCAAGCTTTTCGGGGCTAATAGCTAAGCTGGATTATCTAAAGCTTGCACCGATTACGTTTGAAATAGATTACGAGGGTTATTTAGACAAGGTGCCTTCGTTGGATTATGAGGTAAATGTTACAGCAGAGGACCCACTAGCCATTCTATATACAGGTGGGACAACTGGGAAGCCTAAAGGCGTTGTACTTTCTCATCAATCCATTATTTGGAATGGTTTAAATACTGTATTGAGCTGGAATTTATCAAATGAAGACACGACTTTAACATACATGCCCTTATTTCATACTGGAGGGTTAAACGCTTTATCTATTCCATTGCTGATGGTCGGGGGCAAGGTAGTGCTTGCTAGCGATTATCATCCTGTTGAAGCGATCGACTACTTAAATCGATATCAATGTACGATTGTTTTGTTAGTTCCGACGATGTATCACATGCTGATAAATACAGATGAATTTAAAAAGAGTTGTTTTCCGACGGTAAAAATATTCCTATCCGGAGGAGCGCCATGTGCGCTAGAAATTTATAAGGCTTTTCGATGCAGAGGCTTTTTATTTAAAGAAGGCTATGGTCTAACAGAAGCAGGTCCTAACAACTTCTATATTGACCCCAACGTAGTGGATGAAAAGCTGGGCTCCGTGGGGAAACCGATGCTGTTTAATGTTATTAACATTATAAAAGAGGACGGGCAAGCAGCCGGACCTAATGAAGTAGGAGAGCTAGTGATTAAAGGCAAGCATGTGTTTTTAAACTACTGGAATAACCAGGAAGCGACCAAGGAGGCATTATCCTCTGGCTGGCTTCATACAGGTGACCTGGCAAAAAAGGATCATGACGGATACTACTATATCGTGGGCCGGAAAAAAGAGATGATAATAACGGGTGGAGAAAATGTTTATCCGCTTGAGGTAGAGCATTGGATTGCCGAGCTTCCCCAAGTAGCCGAGGCTGCCGTGTTGGGATTACCTGACCCCAAATGGGGAGAGCTTGTTGCTGCCTTCATTGTATTAAAGGATAATGTACAAGTAACAACAGAAGAAATCAAAGCACATTGTGCTCGTAAGCTTGGAAAATACAAAGTTCCCAAAAAAGTATTCTTCCTCAAGCAGCTGCCGAAAACCCATGTAGGAAAAATAGATAAAAAAGAACTTAAAGAAAAACACAGCTCATCCGCGCAAAAAAACAACTAA
- the phaZ gene encoding intracellular short-chain-length polyhydroxyalkanoate depolymerase encodes MTLANVIYKRVTLANGETIAYQEREGGQKKVLLIHGNMISSKHWDLVLESMDPTYKIYAIDMRGFGESSYHNPIESIKDFSDDIKHFVDAVGLRDFSIIGWSTGGAVGMQFVADNPGYCSKLVLLASASTRGYPFYGANENGQTDTPVRLSTYEQVKNDTTKTIPTQNAYDTKDHEFLKAVWNAVIYTKKQPNEDKYKEYIHDMLTQRNLAEVYQALNIFNISELHNGLVAGNGLANRIQLPVLVLRGDRDYVISEVMVEEILEDLGSNARFVELKDCGHSPLVDDLEQLLQVITEFLEE; translated from the coding sequence ATGACCTTAGCCAATGTTATATACAAACGAGTCACATTAGCCAATGGGGAAACCATTGCCTATCAGGAAAGAGAAGGCGGACAGAAAAAGGTACTGTTGATTCATGGAAATATGATTTCCTCAAAGCACTGGGATCTTGTTCTTGAAAGCATGGACCCTACCTATAAAATTTATGCGATTGATATGCGGGGATTTGGCGAATCTAGCTATCATAACCCGATAGAAAGTATTAAGGATTTTTCCGATGATATCAAGCATTTTGTAGATGCGGTAGGATTAAGGGATTTTTCCATCATTGGCTGGTCTACTGGAGGGGCTGTTGGGATGCAGTTTGTGGCGGATAATCCTGGATACTGTTCAAAGCTGGTGCTGCTGGCATCCGCATCAACAAGAGGCTATCCTTTTTACGGGGCTAATGAGAATGGTCAGACTGACACACCCGTACGTCTCTCAACCTATGAACAAGTAAAAAATGACACCACGAAAACAATCCCTACCCAGAATGCCTATGATACGAAGGATCATGAATTTCTAAAAGCAGTCTGGAACGCGGTTATCTATACGAAAAAGCAGCCAAATGAAGATAAATATAAAGAATACATCCATGATATGCTGACACAAAGAAATCTTGCAGAAGTATATCAGGCCTTAAACATATTCAACATTAGTGAACTGCATAATGGTTTAGTGGCGGGAAACGGTCTGGCTAATAGGATTCAGCTACCGGTATTGGTGCTTCGCGGTGATCGTGATTACGTCATTTCAGAGGTGATGGTGGAGGAAATACTAGAGGACCTTGGTAGTAATGCTAGGTTTGTAGAGTTAAAGGATTGTGGTCATTCACCATTAGTGGACGATTTGGAGCAGCTGCTGCAAGTGATAACGGAATTTTTAGAAGAATAA
- a CDS encoding 3-oxoacyl-ACP synthase, translating to MDIGIVSTGIYLPEKNITGEKIAKMAGIPKEVVENKMGIKKKTIPGPDDHTCAMGVLAAKKAISKASIDPLDIDLIIYIGEEHKEYPLWTAGIKLQEEIGAFNAWAFDVALRCGTTIMALKVAKNMMMADASINTVLLAGGYRNGDFIDYQNKRTQFMFNLGAGGGAILLKKGHNRNVLLESKLITDGSFSEDVVVVAGGTRHPLTEENLSQHILDVQDLKGMKARLEEKSMKNFLQVIRNSLTSSGYSEKDISYLGLLHMKRSAHEFVLKELGLSAEQSIYLEEYGHIGQMDQILSLELAEQNGKLKNGDIVVLVSAGIGYAWGATTIRWGKEADK from the coding sequence ATGGATATCGGCATCGTCAGTACTGGAATATACCTTCCAGAAAAGAACATAACTGGTGAGAAAATTGCCAAAATGGCAGGAATTCCAAAAGAGGTCGTGGAAAACAAAATGGGGATAAAGAAAAAAACAATCCCGGGACCGGATGACCACACCTGTGCGATGGGTGTTCTTGCGGCAAAGAAAGCCATTAGTAAGGCTAGTATCGACCCACTGGATATTGACTTAATCATTTATATTGGTGAAGAACATAAGGAATATCCTTTGTGGACCGCCGGGATTAAGCTACAGGAGGAGATTGGAGCATTTAACGCCTGGGCTTTTGATGTCGCATTAAGATGCGGTACGACGATTATGGCTTTGAAGGTTGCCAAGAATATGATGATGGCTGATGCTTCAATCAACACCGTTCTGCTAGCGGGTGGCTACCGTAACGGAGATTTCATCGATTATCAAAACAAGCGAACGCAATTTATGTTTAATCTTGGAGCTGGCGGAGGAGCGATTCTATTAAAGAAAGGGCATAACAGAAATGTTCTTCTAGAATCAAAGCTAATAACAGATGGGTCCTTCTCAGAGGACGTTGTAGTGGTTGCGGGTGGCACTAGGCATCCGCTGACGGAAGAAAATCTATCACAGCATATACTCGATGTACAGGATTTGAAAGGGATGAAGGCCAGATTAGAAGAAAAATCGATGAAGAATTTTTTGCAGGTCATTCGCAATTCTCTTACTAGCAGTGGGTATTCAGAGAAGGATATTTCTTATCTTGGTTTGCTTCATATGAAAAGGTCTGCACATGAATTTGTTTTAAAAGAATTAGGTTTATCTGCGGAACAGTCTATTTACTTGGAGGAGTATGGACATATTGGGCAAATGGATCAGATTCTATCATTAGAACTTGCCGAACAGAATGGGAAGCTGAAAAATGGTGATATAGTTGTTCTGGTCAGTGCAGGGATTGGTTATGCCTGGGGTGCGACAACAATAAGGTGGGGAAAGGAAGCGGATAAATGA
- a CDS encoding branched-chain amino acid ABC transporter permease: MLTIKKSRTYLYLLIALLLLIFPFVYESRTMLILLTQVFIFAMFAMSYDLILGYTGIVSFGHAMFFGIGAYTIGIFMKNFEPSIVYLLLALLVTVLLTGIISFFIGMLTLRLKSHFYAMLTLAFSGLFLVLAEKWRSLTYGNDGFTFRVPDVLKDRTDFYLISLVLMLLVFLVLRRFIHSPLGRVIQAIRENEQRTESLGYSVLHYKIIASVVSGVIAGVAGMLYSVSLRFVNTSVFSIDITLDALLMTIIGGVGTLIGAVIGSGIIEFAHHWLTEMAKIHWIFERWIIFFGIIYILAVMFFPQGIVGTLKNLRFRKK, from the coding sequence ATGTTAACGATTAAAAAATCACGGACCTACCTCTATCTGCTTATAGCCCTTCTCCTCCTTATTTTTCCATTCGTTTATGAATCTAGAACAATGCTTATTCTACTTACACAGGTGTTTATATTCGCCATGTTTGCCATGAGCTATGATCTTATTCTCGGTTATACAGGTATTGTTTCATTCGGTCATGCGATGTTTTTTGGAATAGGAGCTTATACCATTGGAATATTTATGAAGAACTTTGAACCGTCCATCGTTTATTTACTCTTGGCCCTGTTGGTTACGGTTCTTCTAACAGGTATCATCAGCTTTTTTATCGGGATGCTTACCTTAAGGCTAAAGAGCCATTTCTACGCTATGCTTACGCTTGCTTTTTCAGGCTTATTTCTTGTCCTTGCAGAGAAATGGAGAAGCTTGACCTATGGGAATGATGGATTTACCTTTAGAGTACCGGATGTGTTAAAGGATCGAACGGATTTTTATCTGATTAGTCTCGTTCTGATGCTGCTCGTCTTTCTTGTGTTAAGGAGATTTATCCATTCACCGCTAGGACGTGTGATACAGGCTATTAGAGAAAATGAACAGAGAACAGAGTCACTTGGATATAGTGTCCTTCATTATAAAATCATTGCTAGTGTGGTTTCGGGGGTTATTGCGGGTGTTGCAGGGATGCTGTATTCTGTTTCACTAAGATTCGTCAATACTAGTGTCTTCTCGATCGATATTACGTTGGATGCTCTTTTAATGACAATCATCGGCGGTGTTGGAACATTGATTGGTGCAGTAATTGGATCAGGGATTATTGAATTCGCTCATCACTGGTTAACAGAAATGGCAAAAATCCATTGGATTTTTGAAAGGTGGATTATTTTCTTTGGCATTATCTATATATTGGCTGTCATGTTTTTTCCACAGGGCATTGTCGGGACATTGAAAAATTTAAGATTTAGGAAAAAATAG
- a CDS encoding branched-chain amino acid ABC transporter permease, which translates to MDVFFNLSLNGLATGMLIFLLAAGLTLIFGLMDVLNFAHGGLFAWGAYSGIWIYSLSGSFFIGMIGAVATGFVLGWLTEKWIIKPVYGNHVQQILITLGLMLVLSELLKVFWGPNQISASPPDALKGSWEIAGIVIIKYRVFIIAIGLLMFFLVQYILKKTKIGLVVRAGVMNKEMVQSLGINIQRVFMFVFMAGAGMAALGGVLLGPYSGVIHAGMGMEFAILAFIVVVIGGMGSFSGSILAAILVGVSGSFMAYYVPDLSLAVNMLLMAVVLIFRPQGLFGLKG; encoded by the coding sequence ATGGATGTATTTTTCAATTTATCGTTGAATGGCTTGGCAACCGGAATGCTAATCTTTCTCCTAGCTGCCGGATTGACCTTAATCTTTGGTCTAATGGATGTACTGAATTTTGCCCATGGCGGGTTATTTGCCTGGGGAGCCTATAGCGGGATTTGGATTTATTCATTATCAGGCAGCTTTTTCATTGGCATGATTGGAGCCGTTGCAACAGGCTTTGTTCTAGGCTGGCTCACAGAAAAATGGATAATCAAGCCAGTATATGGCAATCATGTACAGCAAATTTTGATAACATTGGGTCTTATGCTTGTACTATCGGAGCTATTAAAGGTATTTTGGGGTCCCAATCAGATTTCAGCTTCACCCCCTGATGCTCTGAAGGGCAGCTGGGAAATAGCTGGAATCGTCATTATTAAGTATCGTGTATTTATCATCGCTATTGGTCTCCTTATGTTCTTCCTCGTGCAGTACATCCTGAAAAAGACCAAAATTGGTTTAGTGGTTCGAGCCGGTGTTATGAATAAAGAAATGGTGCAATCCTTAGGCATTAATATTCAAAGAGTGTTTATGTTTGTATTTATGGCTGGAGCTGGTATGGCTGCCCTTGGTGGTGTGTTATTAGGACCTTATTCGGGTGTCATCCATGCTGGTATGGGGATGGAATTTGCCATTTTGGCCTTTATTGTCGTAGTCATAGGCGGAATGGGCAGCTTCTCAGGCTCGATATTAGCTGCCATTTTAGTTGGGGTGTCTGGGTCCTTTATGGCTTATTATGTACCCGATTTAAGTTTGGCCGTCAATATGCTGTTAATGGCTGTTGTCCTCATTTTTAGACCACAGGGTCTGTTCGGGTTAAAGGGGTGA
- a CDS encoding ABC transporter ATP-binding protein, producing MSVHLRLHEIETYIGQYHILQGISFEVNKGEVTVLLGRNGAGKTTTLRTIMGLNPASKGFVEFNGEEIQKYPTYTIAQKGIGYVPEDQGIFAQLTVEENMKVAMKQDNTATQERLEYILRLFPDLKKFWKRQGGLLSGGQKQMLSIARAFINDNELLLIDEPSKGLAPIVVEKVMESIIQMKEKTTIVLVEQNFMMASTIGDYFYIIDDGKTVHNGAMDLLREDEDLRRKYLGIA from the coding sequence ATGAGCGTTCATCTTCGACTACATGAGATTGAAACCTATATTGGTCAATATCATATTCTGCAGGGGATTTCTTTTGAGGTGAATAAAGGAGAGGTTACCGTTTTATTAGGGCGGAATGGAGCTGGGAAAACGACGACACTGAGAACAATAATGGGATTAAATCCGGCTTCAAAGGGTTTTGTCGAATTTAACGGAGAGGAGATTCAAAAGTATCCAACCTATACCATTGCGCAAAAAGGAATTGGCTATGTGCCGGAGGACCAAGGGATTTTTGCTCAGTTGACGGTAGAAGAAAATATGAAGGTTGCGATGAAGCAGGATAATACAGCAACACAGGAAAGACTCGAATATATCCTTCGTTTATTTCCTGATTTAAAAAAGTTCTGGAAACGGCAGGGGGGCTTACTAAGCGGCGGACAAAAACAGATGTTATCGATTGCTCGTGCTTTTATCAATGATAACGAGCTCCTTTTGATCGATGAACCTAGTAAGGGGCTGGCGCCGATTGTGGTGGAGAAGGTGATGGAGTCCATTATACAAATGAAGGAGAAGACAACGATTGTACTGGTGGAGCAAAACTTTATGATGGCCAGCACGATTGGAGATTACTTCTATATTATTGATGACGGCAAAACGGTACACAATGGAGCGATGGATTTATTACGGGAGGATGAAGACTTGCGCCGGAAGTATTTGGGGATAGCATAA
- a CDS encoding ABC transporter ATP-binding protein, with translation MDSIMETRNLTISFGGHLAVDSVNLSVPKNHFKSIIGPNGAGKTTLFNLLSGQLTPTRGEIIYKGENITNLSSIKRTRKGIGRSFQITNVFPNLTVLENVRLAVQSQAGIRYQMLRHFQKYKELESKSEEWLETVMLAGKKATLAKNLAHGEKRKLEIAMLLALNTEVLLLDEPTAGMSLEEVPAILDVIKRIKEKGNRTILLIEHKMDMILDLSDSVMVLYNGRLLADGTPEEIMKNETVQSAYLGGHFDERSSSTT, from the coding sequence ATCGATAGTATCATGGAAACTCGTAATCTTACGATATCGTTTGGCGGTCATCTAGCCGTTGATTCTGTTAATCTTTCTGTACCGAAGAATCACTTTAAATCGATTATCGGTCCGAATGGGGCAGGAAAAACCACTCTATTTAATCTATTAAGCGGCCAGCTGACGCCAACTAGAGGTGAAATAATTTATAAGGGTGAAAATATTACCAATCTTTCTTCTATAAAAAGAACGAGAAAAGGAATTGGTCGCTCCTTTCAAATTACAAATGTATTTCCTAACCTAACGGTGCTTGAAAATGTCAGACTGGCAGTCCAGTCGCAGGCAGGAATCCGTTACCAAATGCTACGTCACTTTCAAAAATATAAGGAGCTTGAAAGTAAGTCGGAAGAATGGCTGGAGACGGTCATGCTTGCTGGTAAAAAAGCTACATTGGCTAAAAATCTGGCACACGGAGAAAAGCGTAAGTTGGAAATTGCCATGCTGTTGGCGTTAAACACAGAGGTACTACTGTTAGATGAACCAACAGCTGGCATGTCATTAGAAGAGGTGCCAGCTATTTTAGACGTTATCAAAAGGATTAAGGAAAAAGGAAACCGTACCATCCTCTTGATTGAGCACAAGATGGATATGATTTTGGATTTATCGGATTCCGTGATGGTGCTATATAACGGAAGATTGTTAGCAGATGGAACTCCAGAGGAAATTATGAAAAATGAAACCGTGCAGTCTGCTTATTTAGGAGGTCATTTCGATGAGCGTTCATCTTCGACTACATGA
- a CDS encoding substrate-binding domain-containing protein — translation MKNWKGRIAVLCLLIFVMIFASACNSDKEETSNEDKDTPIKIGVLASQTGALESYGKQTVRGFELGLDYATDGTREVAGQKIEFVVEDTETKPEVAVQKATKLLEEDGVDFLVGSSSSGDTLAVLPLAEEYEKIMVVEPAVADSITGSEFNPYIFRTARNSSQDAVAGAAAIAGEGVKIATLAPDNSFGRDGVAAFTESAKKLGAEIVHEEFADPSATDFTSNVQKVVDAKPDYLFVIWAGANTPWTQIADMKVQEKGIKISTGAPDIPALTTMEPLVGMEGFTVYYHELPQNEINDWLVEEHKKRFGGDVPDLFTPGGMSAAIAIVEALKKTDGNTDTETLIETMEGMSFDTPKGEMTFREEDHQALQTLYAIKLEKKAGVPYPVPVLIRELAPDETAPPIRNK, via the coding sequence ATGAAGAATTGGAAAGGCAGGATAGCTGTACTGTGTTTGCTCATCTTTGTCATGATTTTCGCCAGTGCGTGTAATTCGGACAAAGAGGAAACATCGAACGAGGACAAGGACACTCCGATTAAAATTGGTGTGCTTGCCTCACAGACCGGGGCCTTAGAGTCCTATGGGAAGCAAACAGTACGTGGATTTGAGCTTGGCTTAGATTATGCAACAGATGGTACAAGAGAAGTTGCCGGACAGAAAATAGAATTTGTTGTGGAGGATACTGAAACAAAGCCTGAGGTAGCTGTCCAGAAAGCGACAAAGCTGCTCGAGGAGGATGGGGTGGATTTCTTAGTGGGGTCTTCAAGCTCAGGAGATACATTAGCCGTCTTACCACTTGCCGAGGAATATGAAAAAATTATGGTCGTTGAGCCTGCCGTAGCTGATAGTATAACAGGTTCAGAGTTTAACCCGTATATATTCCGCACGGCCCGTAATTCCTCGCAGGATGCCGTTGCCGGTGCAGCAGCCATTGCGGGTGAAGGGGTGAAAATTGCCACACTCGCACCGGATAACTCCTTCGGTCGTGACGGTGTGGCTGCTTTTACAGAAAGTGCAAAAAAGCTCGGAGCTGAAATTGTCCATGAGGAATTTGCCGACCCTTCTGCAACCGACTTTACCTCGAATGTTCAAAAGGTAGTCGATGCAAAGCCTGATTATTTATTCGTCATTTGGGCTGGTGCCAATACCCCTTGGACGCAGATTGCGGATATGAAGGTACAGGAAAAGGGCATTAAAATCTCTACAGGTGCACCTGATATACCTGCGCTTACTACAATGGAGCCGTTAGTGGGGATGGAGGGCTTTACTGTTTATTACCATGAGCTGCCGCAAAATGAAATCAATGATTGGCTCGTTGAGGAGCATAAGAAACGCTTTGGTGGCGATGTTCCGGATCTCTTTACACCTGGAGGTATGAGTGCAGCGATAGCAATTGTGGAAGCGCTCAAGAAAACAGATGGTAATACAGATACAGAAACTCTGATTGAAACGATGGAGGGAATGAGCTTCGATACACCAAAAGGTGAAATGACCTTCCGTGAAGAGGACCATCAGGCTCTGCAAACCCTGTATGCGATTAAGCTGGAGAAAAAAGCGGGAGTTCCGTATCCAGTTCCAGTCTTAATCCGTGAATTAGCACCGGATGAGACCGCACCACCTATTCGAAATAAATAA
- the ald gene encoding alanine dehydrogenase: MIIGVPKEIKNNENRVAITPAGVTTFKNNGHDVWMETGAGLGSGFTDHDFTEAGAKIVSSAKEAWSAEMVIKVKEPLPEEYGYFREGLILYTYLHLAPEPELTKALIENKVNAIAYETIQLDNGSLPLLTPMSEVAGRMSIQIGAQFLEKSKGGKGVLLGGVPGVSPGEVVIVGGGIVGTNAAKMALGLGARVTLLDINADRLRQLDDQFQGRIKTLMSNSLNIAEAVKNADLLVGAVLIPGARAPRLVTEEMVKNMSPGSVIVDVAVDQGGSIETIDRITTHNEPTYEKHGVLHYAVANMPGAVARTSTLALTNVTIPYGVQIANKGYKQAALDNKALAKGINIIDGKVTYKAVAEAHGYTYIPVDTVLQDQTVSV, encoded by the coding sequence ATGATTATTGGAGTACCGAAAGAGATTAAAAATAACGAAAACCGTGTAGCTATTACTCCGGCTGGAGTAACGACATTTAAAAATAATGGACATGACGTATGGATGGAAACAGGTGCTGGTTTAGGGAGCGGTTTTACAGATCATGATTTTACTGAAGCAGGTGCCAAAATTGTCTCTTCGGCAAAGGAAGCATGGTCTGCTGAGATGGTGATTAAAGTCAAAGAACCACTACCTGAAGAGTACGGTTATTTCCGAGAAGGTTTAATTCTTTATACGTATCTACACCTTGCTCCAGAGCCTGAGTTAACGAAGGCATTAATTGAAAATAAGGTCAATGCCATTGCCTATGAAACCATCCAATTAGACAACGGGTCACTTCCGCTGTTAACTCCTATGAGTGAGGTAGCGGGCAGAATGTCCATTCAAATCGGCGCACAATTCTTAGAGAAATCTAAAGGTGGTAAGGGAGTTCTATTAGGTGGCGTACCGGGTGTTTCACCGGGAGAAGTGGTGATTGTAGGCGGTGGAATTGTTGGAACAAATGCGGCGAAAATGGCCCTTGGATTAGGTGCAAGAGTCACACTATTGGATATTAATGCGGATCGTCTTCGTCAATTAGATGACCAATTCCAAGGACGCATTAAGACCTTGATGTCTAACAGCCTTAATATTGCTGAGGCAGTAAAAAATGCAGATTTATTAGTTGGTGCGGTCCTTATTCCAGGTGCACGTGCTCCTCGATTAGTGACAGAAGAAATGGTGAAAAACATGAGTCCAGGCTCAGTCATCGTGGATGTCGCTGTCGATCAAGGTGGATCAATAGAAACAATTGACCGAATTACCACACATAATGAACCAACGTATGAGAAGCATGGTGTACTCCACTACGCGGTAGCGAATATGCCAGGAGCAGTGGCGCGCACATCAACACTCGCATTAACAAATGTGACGATTCCATATGGTGTACAAATAGCAAATAAAGGATATAAACAAGCTGCATTAGACAATAAAGCTTTGGCGAAAGGTATTAATATCATCGATGGCAAAGTGACATATAAAGCGGTTGCTGAGGCACATGGATATACCTATATCCCAGTTGATACAGTATTGCAGGATCAAACGGTATCTGTTTAA
- a CDS encoding fumarylacetoacetate hydrolase family protein, which translates to MVTQVLQKMQTIVRYQNHTGEIYYGIVEDDEILQLHSDFSEIVNNELKFDGVRLKYSDVKILVPVSPSKVINFGWTYAEHARETGGKANLKEPFLFLKPTTSLIPNEGEVILPSSELTNQVEMEGEVAIVIGKRGKNISEEEAMDYVFGCTIFNDVTARDLTKKDPQFTRGKGFDTFGPLGPWIVKGIDPTNLQIMTTLNEKVVQKGNTNQMSLSIPFLISWISQIMTLEPGDILATGSPSGSCPMKSGDVVTVEVEGIGKLSNYVI; encoded by the coding sequence ATGGTAACACAGGTACTACAAAAAATGCAGACAATTGTTCGTTATCAGAATCATACCGGAGAAATATATTACGGCATTGTTGAGGATGATGAAATTTTACAGTTGCATAGTGATTTTTCTGAAATTGTAAACAATGAATTAAAGTTTGATGGTGTAAGACTTAAATATAGTGATGTGAAAATTTTGGTGCCTGTATCCCCTTCAAAAGTAATTAATTTCGGCTGGACCTATGCTGAACATGCAAGGGAGACTGGGGGAAAGGCGAATCTTAAGGAACCCTTTCTGTTTTTAAAGCCAACAACCTCCTTGATTCCAAATGAGGGAGAGGTCATCCTTCCTTCCAGTGAATTAACGAACCAGGTAGAAATGGAAGGGGAAGTGGCCATTGTTATTGGGAAACGCGGAAAAAATATAAGTGAAGAAGAGGCCATGGATTATGTTTTTGGCTGTACGATTTTTAATGATGTAACGGCAAGAGATCTGACAAAAAAGGATCCTCAGTTCACACGCGGTAAAGGCTTTGACACGTTTGGTCCGTTGGGTCCATGGATTGTAAAAGGGATTGATCCAACCAATTTACAAATCATGACAACTTTAAATGAAAAAGTGGTTCAGAAAGGCAATACGAATCAGATGTCTCTTTCCATTCCATTCCTGATCAGTTGGATTTCACAAATTATGACTCTCGAACCGGGTGATATTTTGGCTACTGGATCGCCTTCCGGTAGTTGTCCAATGAAGTCAGGCGACGTTGTAACGGTAGAAGTAGAGGGGATTGGAAAGCTATCTAATTATGTAATCTAG